Proteins encoded together in one Sceloporus undulatus isolate JIND9_A2432 ecotype Alabama chromosome 4, SceUnd_v1.1, whole genome shotgun sequence window:
- the MC5R gene encoding melanocortin receptor 5: protein MNSSDQPNVPDVNLTALGSNLSLPTVKTKPSTCEQVVIAAEVFLTLGIISLLENILVICAIIKNKNLHSPMYFFVCSLAVADMLVSVSNAWETITIYLLNNRHLIIEDVFVRHIDNVFDSMICISVVASMCSLLAIAVDRYVTIFYALRYHNIMTVKRSGLIIACIWTFCTGCGIIFILYYESKYVIMCLIIMFFTMLFLMVSLYIHMFLLARTHVKRIAALPGYNSVHQRTSMKGAITLTMLLGIFIVCWAPFFLHLILMISCPQNLYCVCFMSHFNMYLILIMCNSIIDPLIYAFRSQEMRKTFKEIICCYSISTACGLPSKY from the coding sequence ATGAACTCATCCGATCAACCCAACGTTCCAGACGTTAACCTGACTGCTCTTGGGAGCAACCTTTCGCTGCCCACTGTCAAGACTAAACCATCAACCTGTGAACAAGTGGTCATAGCTGCGGAAGTCTTTCTCACACTTGGCATTATAAGCCTTCTTGAAAACATCCTGGTCATCTGTGCCATAATTAAGAACAAGAACTTGCACTCTCCTATGTATTTCTTTGTGTGCAGCTTAGCTGTGGCTGATATGCTGGTCAGTGTGTCAAATGCCTGGGAGACCATCACTATATATTTACTAAACAATAGACACCTCATTATTGAAGATGTTTTTGTACGTCACATAGACAATGTTTTTGATTCGATGATATGTATATCTGTTGTGGCTTCCATGTGCAGTTTGCTAGCTATAGCAGTGGACAGGTACGTCACTATCTTTTATGCCCTCCGTTATCATAATATCATGACTGTGAAAAGATCAGGGCTCATAATTGCATGCATCTGGACGTTTTGCACTGGCTGTGGTATCATCTTCATCCTTTATTATGAATCAAAGTATGTCATCATGTGTCTCATTATAATGTTTTTCACTATGTTGTTTCTCATGGTATCTCTGTACATACATATGTTCCTTCTGGCTCGGACGCATGTCAAGAGAATAGCAGCTTTGCCAGGATATAATTCTGTTCATCAGAGGACCAGTATGAAAGGTGCCATTACTCTGACTATGCTTCTGGGCATCTTCATAGTTTGCTGGGCTCCATTTTTCCTCCATCTTATCCTAATGATCTCATGCCCACAGAATCTTTACTGTGTTTGCTTTATGTCTCACTTCAACATGTATCTCATCCTCATCATGTGCAATTCAATTATTGACCCCTTGATCTATGCCTTTCgaagtcaagaaatgagaaagaCTTTTAAGGAGATCATCTGCTGCTATAGCATAAGCACGGCCTGTGGACTGCCTAGCAAATATTAG